One stretch of Candidatus Bathyarchaeia archaeon DNA includes these proteins:
- a CDS encoding TrmB family transcriptional regulator has protein sequence MEIQEEDVKTLTSLELTPRQARVYLALVLTGRTTIKKIAKVAKVSRQDIYRIIAALQKLGLVDRALTLPATFKAVSLEEGLAILLQRQKKALCKTQLEAERLFEKFREQPPDANSPQEEPQFILIAGRERIATAFREDLATAQECISMSSSWEVFREFIFDFNFNLTEAGKRGVIVRAAIDRPYNDNAFLAITQFLKKNPMFSLRFTREEKPLFMLITDKNAVNMFMDTITTVYANDLTMMKSTNRIFTNLAHFYFESMWNQAEKNLTHEYNYA, from the coding sequence GTGGAGATTCAAGAAGAAGACGTGAAAACTCTCACTTCCTTGGAGCTCACACCAAGACAAGCCAGAGTATATCTTGCCCTAGTTTTAACGGGAAGAACCACTATTAAAAAAATCGCCAAAGTAGCAAAGGTATCCCGACAAGACATCTATAGGATAATAGCGGCTCTACAAAAACTGGGCTTAGTTGACAGGGCACTCACGCTGCCGGCAACGTTTAAGGCAGTTTCGTTAGAAGAAGGCCTCGCTATTCTGCTGCAGCGGCAGAAAAAGGCTCTTTGCAAAACCCAACTTGAAGCGGAGCGGCTTTTTGAGAAATTCAGAGAACAACCTCCAGATGCCAACTCACCCCAGGAGGAGCCCCAGTTTATTTTGATTGCCGGACGAGAAAGAATAGCAACAGCCTTCAGAGAAGACTTAGCCACAGCCCAAGAATGCATCAGCATGAGCAGTTCATGGGAAGTTTTCAGGGAATTCATCTTCGATTTTAACTTTAACTTAACAGAAGCAGGAAAACGAGGCGTGATAGTTAGAGCGGCTATAGACAGGCCGTATAATGATAACGCGTTTTTGGCGATAACGCAGTTCCTCAAGAAAAACCCGATGTTCAGCCTCCGATTCACCCGAGAAGAAAAGCCGCTCTTCATGCTAATCACCGACAAGAACGCCGTGAATATGTTCATGGACACCATCACTACGGTTTACGCCAATGACCTCACAATGATGAAGTCAACCAACCGCATCTTCACAAATCTAGCACATTTCTACTTTGAAAGCATGTGGAACCAAGCAGAGAAAAACCTAACACACGAATACAATTACGCCTAA
- a CDS encoding 50S ribosomal protein L31e encodes MVNEAKPEELSQEPIAEATEDKPIEENLMDSLEAEVEAEEAAKPEAVPVELAPTPTKKKKKDEEEIVEEKTYTIPLAKALIMPPRKRSPRAMRMLRAYVVKHMKVPTRAEEEDEEPPTLTITNEVNEYLWSKGIEKPPRKIRVRATKDSEGNVTVHLAE; translated from the coding sequence ATGGTCAATGAAGCAAAACCCGAAGAGCTGTCTCAGGAACCTATAGCGGAAGCAACCGAAGACAAGCCCATTGAAGAAAACCTCATGGACTCTTTGGAGGCTGAAGTTGAAGCTGAAGAAGCCGCAAAGCCTGAAGCTGTACCCGTTGAATTAGCCCCAACTCCTACGAAAAAGAAGAAAAAAGATGAAGAAGAAATCGTTGAAGAGAAAACCTACACCATACCCCTTGCTAAAGCCTTGATTATGCCTCCGCGAAAACGTTCGCCGCGAGCCATGCGTATGCTTCGGGCTTACGTCGTGAAACACATGAAGGTCCCCACCCGCGCTGAAGAAGAAGACGAAGAACCTCCAACCCTCACAATAACCAACGAAGTCAACGAGTACCTCTGGAGCAAAGGCATTGAGAAACCACCCCGGAAAATCCGGGTGCGCGCCACAAAAGACAGCGAAGGCAACGTAACCGTTCATCTAGCGGAGTAA
- a CDS encoding 50S ribosomal protein L39e gives MARVKPAAKKLRLAKAGKQKESVPTWVIARTDGKVRTNPKRRRNWRTRKIKA, from the coding sequence ATGGCGCGAGTTAAACCAGCAGCCAAGAAACTAAGATTAGCTAAAGCCGGTAAACAAAAGGAATCTGTTCCCACATGGGTAATTGCGCGGACAGACGGCAAAGTGAGAACCAACCCTAAACGCCGAAGAAACTGGCGAACCCGTAAAATAAAGGCATAG
- a CDS encoding DNA-binding protein: MKANESMSDDELEAIRRRKLSAYQQRGSDEQRQAQAERDVEAQKEALLRQILSPEARQRLTNLKMVKRDFTEQLELQLIQLAQTGRIALPISDAQLKQILIQLQSRKRETRITRI, encoded by the coding sequence ATCAAGGCGAATGAATCAATGTCTGATGATGAGCTTGAAGCGATCCGTCGAAGAAAGCTTTCTGCATATCAGCAGCGGGGCTCCGACGAGCAAAGGCAAGCTCAAGCTGAAAGGGACGTAGAAGCCCAAAAGGAAGCCCTGCTTAGACAGATTTTGTCGCCAGAAGCACGGCAACGTCTTACCAATCTCAAGATGGTTAAGCGGGACTTCACAGAGCAGTTGGAACTGCAACTCATCCAGCTGGCACAGACAGGACGAATTGCTCTTCCTATCTCTGATGCGCAGCTGAAGCAAATATTAATCCAGCTTCAATCTCGGAAGCGGGAAACAAGAATAACTAGGATTTGA
- a CDS encoding 30S ribosomal protein S19e: MTTPYDVPVSQFIERLAKYLKENVEQVQPPSWAAVAKTGSHTEKQPQNPDWWYIRAASLLRKVYVHGPIGLEKLRSDYGGRKGFTVRLNHASKAGGGNIRKVLQQLEAAGFVQITRPKGRILTPKGRKMMKEVSQDLHKELVKTAPELKKYQGE; encoded by the coding sequence TTGACAACTCCATACGATGTTCCCGTTTCACAATTCATTGAACGTTTAGCCAAATATCTTAAGGAAAACGTTGAGCAAGTTCAGCCTCCATCATGGGCTGCAGTAGCAAAGACTGGCAGTCATACTGAGAAGCAGCCTCAAAACCCTGACTGGTGGTACATCCGTGCAGCAAGTTTACTCCGCAAAGTCTACGTTCACGGACCCATCGGGCTGGAAAAACTCCGCAGCGACTACGGCGGAAGGAAAGGCTTCACAGTTAGACTAAATCATGCCTCCAAAGCAGGCGGCGGTAACATCCGCAAAGTTCTCCAGCAACTTGAAGCCGCTGGTTTTGTTCAGATTACTCGCCCCAAAGGCAGAATCCTAACGCCTAAAGGCAGAAAAATGATGAAGGAAGTTAGCCAAGACCTCCACAAGGAACTTGTGAAGACCGCTCCTGAACTTAAGAAGTATCAAGGCGAATGA
- a CDS encoding glucose-1-phosphate thymidylyltransferase: MKALVLSGGKGTRLRPLTFTCAKQLIPVANKPILGYVLDQVRQTSITQVGIITAPETQNNVKDYVQNGAQWGFDIAYIPQEPLGLAHAVKTAQPFLAEDSFVMCLGDNVTGQGIKPFVEKFQTENLDALIILKEVEDPSRFGIAQLDSDGNIVRLVEKPKTPMGNLAIIGTYLFSNKVHQAIERIKPSWRGELEITDAVQEMVNLGFKVKAEILNSWWLDTGKKDDILSANAKILDEYIHHEVKGQVENSVIEGRVFVAEGAKIVNSTVRGPAVIGRNALVEDSFIGPFTSVGNDSIVAHSHVEYSVVLENVTVENVERLEDSLIGRKAKVTRNKKVNTIKLHIGDYSEVDV, from the coding sequence ATGAAAGCTCTTGTCCTAAGCGGCGGAAAAGGCACACGCCTAAGACCCCTAACATTCACATGCGCCAAACAACTCATACCCGTAGCCAACAAACCCATCTTAGGCTACGTACTAGACCAAGTCCGCCAAACCAGCATTACCCAAGTGGGCATAATAACCGCGCCTGAAACCCAAAACAACGTCAAAGACTACGTCCAAAACGGCGCCCAATGGGGCTTTGACATCGCATACATCCCCCAAGAGCCCCTCGGGTTAGCTCACGCCGTAAAAACAGCTCAACCATTCTTGGCGGAAGACTCGTTTGTCATGTGCCTTGGCGACAACGTCACCGGACAAGGAATAAAACCCTTTGTAGAAAAATTCCAAACCGAAAACCTCGACGCCCTTATCATACTTAAAGAAGTGGAGGATCCCTCGCGGTTTGGCATCGCCCAACTGGACAGCGACGGTAACATTGTGCGGTTGGTTGAGAAGCCTAAAACGCCCATGGGAAACTTGGCTATCATCGGAACCTACCTTTTCTCTAACAAAGTTCACCAAGCCATCGAGCGCATCAAGCCCAGCTGGCGGGGAGAACTTGAAATAACTGATGCCGTACAAGAAATGGTCAACTTAGGGTTTAAGGTAAAAGCTGAAATCCTTAACTCATGGTGGCTAGACACAGGCAAAAAAGACGACATCCTCAGCGCAAACGCCAAAATCCTAGACGAATACATCCACCATGAAGTAAAAGGGCAGGTGGAAAACAGCGTTATCGAGGGACGCGTCTTTGTGGCAGAGGGCGCCAAGATAGTTAACAGCACGGTTAGGGGACCGGCAGTTATCGGCAGAAACGCCTTAGTGGAAGACTCTTTCATTGGTCCCTTCACAAGCGTAGGCAACGACTCGATAGTTGCTCATTCACATGTGGAGTACAGTGTGGTTTTGGAAAACGTCACCGTAGAAAACGTTGAGCGCCTTGAAGACAGCCTCATTGGCAGAAAAGCGAAAGTTACCCGAAACAAGAAAGTCAACACCATAAAACTCCATATAGGCGACTACTCCGAAGTAGATGTGTAG
- a CDS encoding dTDP-4-dehydrorhamnose 3,5-epimerase family protein has protein sequence MLPGIVVKHLKRFFDERGSFMEVFRKDCKDLLIDGDVISQANLSTTYPGIIRAWHRHLRGQTDYFLALKGAIKIGVYDDETAELNEIVSSGTSIQAVRVPGHFWHGFKAVGNEQAMLLYFTTNLYDAADPDEERRPWNDPALIPKIINGKTKDPRVGKPWDWNYPPHK, from the coding sequence ATGCTGCCTGGAATAGTAGTTAAACATTTGAAACGATTTTTTGACGAAAGAGGCTCCTTCATGGAAGTCTTTAGAAAAGACTGCAAGGACCTTCTAATAGATGGCGATGTTATCTCCCAAGCAAACTTGTCCACAACATACCCCGGAATCATCCGAGCCTGGCATCGTCACCTGCGTGGACAAACAGACTACTTTTTGGCGCTGAAGGGCGCAATCAAAATTGGCGTCTACGACGACGAAACCGCCGAACTTAACGAAATAGTTTCCTCAGGCACAAGCATTCAGGCAGTCCGAGTGCCAGGCCACTTTTGGCACGGCTTTAAAGCCGTAGGCAACGAACAGGCTATGTTACTTTACTTCACCACTAACTTGTATGACGCCGCGGATCCAGATGAGGAGCGTCGACCCTGGAACGACCCCGCTTTAATTCCAAAAATCATTAACGGTAAAACTAAGGACCCTCGTGTTGGCAAACCTTGGGACTGGAATTACCCGCCACATAAGTGA
- the rfbB gene encoding dTDP-glucose 4,6-dehydratase — protein sequence MKILVTGGLGFIGSNFCRHILTKHPDYELINLDRMGIGANPASMQDAENNPNYRFIKGDICNIPLLHKTISQVDAVVNFAAETHVDRSISDPYTFVQNNTIGTYTVLDAVRKHNLHARMVQISTDEVYGTAVQGSFTEKDTPNPSNPYSASKAAADMFVLAYHKTYKLNVSITRCTNNFGAYQLPEKLIPKTIIRALKDLPIPIYGTGTNIRDWIYVQDHCTAVETVLEKGEAGEVYNVSAKNEATNLEIVKRILELLDKPESLITFVEDRPGHDTRYSLDSTKLQTELGWKPAFSFKEALESTVKWYVENEKAWTPFATQDILSPTPWKTAGGSR from the coding sequence ATGAAAATACTTGTCACCGGCGGATTAGGATTCATAGGAAGCAACTTCTGCCGCCACATACTCACCAAACACCCAGACTACGAACTGATAAATCTGGACAGGATGGGCATAGGCGCCAACCCCGCCAGCATGCAAGACGCTGAAAACAACCCCAACTACCGATTCATAAAAGGCGACATATGCAACATTCCACTTCTGCACAAAACCATCAGCCAAGTTGACGCGGTGGTAAATTTTGCGGCGGAAACGCACGTAGACCGCAGCATAAGCGACCCCTACACGTTTGTGCAGAACAACACCATCGGAACCTACACTGTTCTGGACGCAGTACGTAAACATAACCTGCATGCGCGTATGGTGCAAATTTCCACCGACGAGGTGTATGGCACGGCGGTTCAAGGGTCATTCACCGAAAAAGACACACCTAACCCGTCAAACCCCTATTCCGCTTCTAAAGCAGCGGCAGACATGTTTGTGCTTGCTTACCATAAAACTTACAAGCTGAACGTTTCGATAACGCGGTGTACAAATAATTTTGGAGCGTACCAGTTGCCAGAGAAACTCATCCCAAAAACTATCATCCGCGCCCTCAAAGACCTGCCGATTCCCATCTATGGCACAGGTACTAACATCCGCGACTGGATATATGTGCAAGACCACTGCACCGCCGTGGAAACAGTTCTGGAGAAGGGAGAAGCTGGCGAGGTCTACAATGTTTCAGCAAAGAACGAAGCCACTAACTTGGAGATAGTGAAGAGAATTCTGGAGTTGCTGGACAAGCCAGAAAGTCTAATCACGTTTGTGGAAGACCGCCCAGGACACGACACACGCTACAGCTTAGACTCCACAAAGCTTCAAACGGAACTGGGTTGGAAACCCGCATTCTCCTTCAAAGAAGCATTGGAGTCAACTGTGAAGTGGTATGTTGAAAACGAGAAAGCGTGGACACCATTTGCTACACAAGATATACTTTCGCCAACCCCATGGAAGACTGCTGGCGGTAGCCGATGA
- the rfbD gene encoding dTDP-4-dehydrorhamnose reductase: protein MKLVVTGASGLYGSKLVEFAVDQGHQVYAFHNQHPAPHGTPVKLDITSKEELQAEIQRIQPDAIVHAATLTGVDQCELNRELAWKINVEGTQSIVEAAKATGAFLLYVSTDYVFDGEKGGYTEDDLPSPVNYYGYTKLKAEEAVKKSSSEYCIGRTSVIYGSTPAAGKINFALWLLDELRKGEQVKVFVDQWNSPTLNSSLADMTLEVVERKLTGVFHLSGASRINRYEFAMALAKTSGVDESLVVPARSEELSFPAKRPKDSSLDTTKAQQTLKHKPLQIAEALKRLKTETNKPQE, encoded by the coding sequence ATGAAACTTGTAGTTACAGGTGCCAGCGGGCTGTACGGCTCTAAACTTGTGGAATTCGCCGTTGACCAGGGGCATCAAGTTTACGCGTTCCACAATCAGCACCCTGCCCCGCATGGAACCCCAGTTAAGCTGGACATAACCAGCAAAGAAGAACTGCAAGCTGAAATTCAGAGAATTCAGCCTGACGCCATCGTGCATGCCGCAACCCTGACGGGGGTGGACCAGTGTGAGCTGAATCGCGAGTTGGCGTGGAAGATAAACGTGGAAGGCACCCAAAGCATTGTTGAAGCGGCAAAGGCAACGGGCGCTTTTTTGTTGTATGTTTCGACCGACTACGTTTTTGACGGCGAAAAAGGCGGCTACACAGAAGACGATTTGCCCAGCCCCGTCAACTACTATGGGTACACGAAGCTGAAGGCTGAGGAAGCCGTCAAAAAAAGCTCAAGTGAGTACTGTATTGGGCGCACCAGCGTCATTTACGGTTCAACTCCAGCGGCAGGCAAAATCAACTTTGCCCTGTGGCTTTTAGACGAACTTAGAAAAGGAGAACAAGTGAAGGTGTTTGTGGACCAGTGGAATTCCCCCACACTCAACAGCAGCCTTGCCGACATGACTTTGGAGGTTGTGGAACGTAAACTGACGGGGGTTTTTCATTTGTCGGGGGCTTCCCGCATAAACCGATACGAGTTTGCAATGGCGCTTGCCAAGACATCGGGGGTAGATGAATCGTTAGTTGTGCCTGCCCGTTCAGAAGAGTTGTCTTTTCCCGCCAAACGCCCCAAAGACTCCTCGCTTGACACAACAAAAGCCCAACAGACTCTAAAGCATAAGCCACTGCAGATAGCTGAAGCCTTAAAGAGGCTTAAAACCGAAACAAACAAGCCTCAAGAATAA
- a CDS encoding glycosyltransferase, with product MQLLTEGVSVVTTTWNEADNIEKLVTAVRKVLAGVAHEIIVVDDSSTDGTIEITQRVADVAVSKQREGQSKGLLHGMQLAKYPFVVTIDADLENDPKYIPQMLQQMQAGADVVVASRTKIPRFSEKVASKTLGKLVGVTDFFSNFRAFRTEHVPMFVLGEGEMFGSEFLILAKKHKLKITEIRYEAPPRRQNPRIGGTLRANVRILWATAKAMWLYVK from the coding sequence TTGCAGTTGTTGACTGAGGGCGTTTCTGTGGTCACCACAACATGGAACGAAGCAGACAACATCGAAAAGTTAGTCACCGCGGTACGCAAAGTGTTGGCAGGGGTTGCTCACGAAATCATCGTGGTTGATGACAGCTCAACCGACGGAACCATCGAAATCACCCAGCGGGTAGCTGATGTGGCGGTCTCAAAGCAGCGCGAAGGACAAAGCAAAGGTCTACTGCACGGGATGCAACTGGCAAAATACCCCTTCGTCGTAACCATCGACGCCGATTTAGAGAACGACCCCAAATACATCCCACAAATGCTCCAGCAAATGCAGGCGGGCGCTGATGTGGTGGTGGCTTCCCGCACCAAGATTCCGCGGTTTTCCGAAAAGGTAGCCTCCAAAACGCTGGGCAAACTGGTGGGGGTGACGGATTTTTTCTCAAATTTTCGGGCTTTTCGAACCGAGCACGTGCCGATGTTTGTTTTGGGCGAGGGGGAAATGTTTGGCTCAGAATTTCTGATACTTGCAAAAAAACACAAACTGAAAATAACCGAAATCCGCTACGAGGCGCCGCCTAGACGCCAAAACCCCCGCATTGGAGGCACCTTAAGGGCGAACGTGAGGATTCTTTGGGCAACAGCCAAAGCCATGTGGTTATATGTGAAGTAG
- a CDS encoding phenylacetate--CoA ligase family protein translates to MSDNKHWNKTVETMPRKQIRELQLKKLKAQVKHCYENSAFYQRKFKTAGITPDSIKTLEDLQKIPFTVKTDLRDNYPTGLVAVDSGNIVEIHASSGTTGNPIVGAYTKTDMEAWQEVMARSIYTTGGRKEDVIHIAYGYGLFTGGLGFHYGAQKIGIETVPASGGMTQRQIKLMKDLGATILCCTPSFAVYLSEVMAAEGVNPKKDLKLRTGIFGAEPWSDRTRQRINTALGIDAFDIYGLTELCGPGVAVECPEHNGLHIWEDHFIVETINPETGEVLSEGEEGELVFTPLSKTGMPLLRYRTRDISVIETDMCPCRRTHSRMMRVSGRSDDMLIIRGVNVFPSQIEYVIMGFPELATQYEIYVDRPDALDTFAVKVELTEEYSKSTALNMNELKSRILSKINNVTGLNPEIQIVKYGEIPRTEGKAKHVFDKRKGKT, encoded by the coding sequence ATGAGTGACAACAAACACTGGAACAAAACCGTAGAAACTATGCCGAGAAAACAAATCCGCGAACTCCAACTTAAAAAACTTAAAGCACAAGTCAAACATTGCTACGAAAACTCGGCGTTTTACCAAAGAAAATTCAAAACTGCAGGCATCACGCCAGACAGCATAAAAACCTTGGAAGACCTGCAGAAAATTCCCTTCACAGTCAAAACCGACCTGAGAGACAACTACCCCACGGGGCTAGTCGCCGTGGACTCAGGCAACATCGTGGAAATCCACGCGTCAAGCGGAACCACAGGCAACCCAATAGTGGGCGCGTACACCAAAACGGACATGGAAGCCTGGCAAGAAGTCATGGCACGCTCCATCTACACCACAGGCGGAAGAAAAGAAGACGTAATACACATCGCCTACGGCTACGGGTTATTCACAGGCGGATTAGGCTTCCATTATGGTGCCCAAAAAATCGGCATCGAAACCGTCCCCGCAAGCGGCGGCATGACCCAACGGCAAATAAAGCTCATGAAAGATTTAGGCGCAACAATTCTCTGCTGCACCCCAAGCTTTGCCGTGTACCTCTCCGAAGTCATGGCAGCTGAAGGCGTAAACCCCAAAAAAGACCTAAAACTACGCACAGGCATATTTGGCGCTGAACCTTGGTCAGACCGAACCCGCCAACGCATAAACACGGCTCTTGGCATTGACGCCTTTGACATTTACGGACTAACAGAACTGTGCGGTCCAGGCGTAGCCGTTGAATGCCCCGAACACAACGGGTTACACATCTGGGAAGACCACTTCATTGTCGAAACCATCAACCCTGAAACAGGCGAAGTTCTCTCTGAAGGCGAAGAAGGCGAACTGGTCTTCACTCCGCTTTCCAAAACGGGCATGCCGCTGCTTCGGTACCGCACCAGAGACATATCCGTTATCGAAACCGACATGTGCCCATGCAGACGCACACACTCCCGCATGATGCGCGTCAGCGGCAGGTCAGATGACATGCTCATAATACGGGGGGTCAACGTGTTTCCCAGCCAAATCGAATACGTCATCATGGGCTTCCCTGAGTTAGCAACCCAATACGAGATTTACGTGGACCGCCCAGACGCCTTGGACACTTTCGCCGTGAAAGTTGAGTTAACAGAAGAATACTCAAAGAGCACCGCCCTAAACATGAACGAGTTGAAAAGCAGAATCCTAAGCAAAATCAACAACGTCACAGGACTTAACCCCGAAATCCAGATTGTCAAATATGGCGAAATCCCACGAACCGAAGGCAAAGCCAAACACGTTTTTGACAAACGCAAAGGTAAAACCTAA
- a CDS encoding thiamine pyrophosphate-dependent enzyme — translation MAPKIASDKPNSFLLLNGDEAVARGALEAGIKVAAAYPGTPSTEILEAIAAVAKQFGIYAEWSINEIVAMEVAVGASMAGVRSIVSMKHVGLNVAADAAMTLAYTGVVGGLVIAVCDDPAMHSSQNEQDTRYFAIHSNIPLLDAGSPQEAYEMTRDAFELSEILQLPILVRLTTRVAHGKARVKIGKFQALKRKAEFDKECAKWVMVPQNALRQHRILKSRLTQAEKLVNESKFNIIEDNNKEMGVIGSGIGFYHAKSLLEQGQFSWLKLGAVYPFPRGLVERFVSKLKKVIVVEELRPYVEDNLHGLNVEVLGKEQLGLEEIGEFTPDGIRTAFAEQGYLSPAEPQTTEELPQRPPGLCPGCPHRAFYYAINTVNQFVSCNPEKCVGCDICELACSWEKEKVFNPTKSRIRAVRLNIITNVALTCRLCPDAACIQACPKDALSQSKETRIITVDPDKCNGCGWCVEACEYGSLTLHPTKHQAIACDTCNGDPKCVQACPESALTFMGRANDKIVTGDIGCYTLGCLPPVNTVQTCLCMGGGISQAAGMAHAGVKDKTFAVIGDSTFFHGGMPGLLNIAYNKANVCVVVLDNRTVAMTGHQPTPESGKTAMGDDAKIVNVEAIAKSLGIEKIDAIDPYDLKKTTQVLRETMNYKGPSVIISLRPCPLKIEKGPLRQVQQTCNGCGLCVKAYGCPAISLNGNRAEIDETLCSGCGVCEQVCPFNAIRSKDAQ, via the coding sequence ATGGCGCCCAAGATTGCATCTGACAAACCCAACAGCTTCCTGCTGCTTAACGGGGACGAAGCAGTCGCACGCGGCGCCTTAGAAGCAGGCATAAAAGTTGCAGCAGCCTACCCTGGAACGCCTTCAACGGAGATTTTAGAAGCCATCGCAGCAGTGGCTAAACAGTTCGGGATTTACGCGGAGTGGAGCATAAACGAAATTGTAGCCATGGAAGTCGCTGTCGGTGCCTCGATGGCGGGCGTCCGTTCCATCGTGTCCATGAAGCATGTCGGGTTAAATGTGGCTGCAGACGCCGCCATGACGCTGGCGTATACGGGTGTTGTTGGCGGGTTGGTTATTGCTGTGTGCGATGACCCCGCCATGCATAGCAGCCAAAACGAGCAGGACACACGCTACTTCGCGATTCACTCCAACATTCCGCTACTGGACGCGGGCAGCCCCCAAGAAGCCTACGAAATGACCCGCGACGCCTTTGAACTAAGCGAAATACTGCAGTTGCCCATCCTCGTGCGGTTAACAACCCGCGTTGCACACGGAAAAGCCCGCGTCAAAATCGGCAAATTCCAAGCTCTCAAACGAAAAGCGGAATTTGACAAGGAATGCGCCAAATGGGTTATGGTTCCCCAAAACGCCTTAAGGCAACACCGCATCCTCAAAAGCCGCTTGACACAGGCAGAAAAACTGGTTAACGAATCCAAATTCAACATCATTGAAGATAACAACAAAGAAATGGGCGTTATTGGCAGCGGCATCGGCTTCTACCACGCCAAATCCCTGCTTGAGCAGGGGCAGTTTTCTTGGTTGAAACTGGGTGCAGTGTATCCGTTTCCCCGCGGCTTGGTTGAACGATTTGTTTCAAAGCTCAAGAAGGTAATTGTGGTTGAAGAACTGCGCCCCTACGTGGAGGACAATTTACACGGCTTAAACGTGGAAGTTCTGGGCAAAGAACAGTTGGGGTTGGAGGAAATCGGCGAATTCACCCCCGACGGCATCAGAACAGCTTTCGCTGAACAGGGTTATCTGAGCCCCGCTGAACCCCAAACCACAGAGGAGCTACCCCAGCGTCCTCCAGGTCTTTGCCCAGGGTGCCCTCACCGCGCATTTTACTACGCCATAAACACCGTAAACCAGTTTGTCAGCTGCAACCCCGAGAAATGTGTAGGCTGTGACATCTGCGAGTTAGCTTGCTCTTGGGAGAAAGAAAAAGTCTTCAACCCCACCAAATCAAGAATACGCGCAGTCAGACTAAACATAATCACTAATGTTGCTTTGACGTGTCGCCTCTGCCCTGACGCCGCCTGCATTCAAGCCTGCCCAAAAGACGCATTAAGCCAGTCTAAAGAAACCCGCATCATAACTGTTGACCCAGACAAATGCAACGGCTGCGGCTGGTGCGTCGAAGCCTGCGAATACGGCTCCTTGACGCTTCACCCAACAAAGCATCAAGCCATAGCCTGTGACACGTGCAATGGCGACCCCAAATGCGTTCAAGCTTGCCCCGAATCCGCCCTAACGTTCATGGGACGCGCAAACGACAAAATCGTCACGGGAGACATAGGCTGCTACACGCTGGGCTGCTTGCCGCCAGTGAACACCGTTCAAACCTGCCTTTGCATGGGCGGAGGAATTTCTCAAGCAGCAGGTATGGCACACGCCGGCGTAAAAGACAAAACGTTCGCTGTTATTGGGGACTCAACTTTCTTCCACGGGGGCATGCCGGGGCTGCTTAACATTGCCTATAACAAGGCAAACGTCTGCGTCGTCGTTCTGGATAACCGCACCGTAGCCATGACGGGACATCAACCCACGCCAGAATCAGGCAAAACCGCCATGGGAGACGACGCGAAAATAGTCAACGTGGAAGCCATTGCAAAAAGCTTGGGCATCGAAAAAATAGATGCCATAGACCCCTACGACCTTAAAAAAACTACACAGGTTCTAAGGGAAACCATGAATTACAAGGGACCAAGCGTCATCATTTCCTTACGTCCTTGCCCGCTTAAAATCGAAAAAGGACCCCTCAGACAAGTTCAACAGACCTGCAACGGCTGCGGCTTATGCGTCAAAGCCTACGGGTGCCCCGCCATCTCCCTAAATGGCAACCGCGCCGAAATCGACGAGACCCTCTGCAGCGGTTGCGGAGTATGCGAACAAGTCTGCCCATTCAACGCAATAAGGAGCAAAGATGCCCAATGA